Proteins encoded within one genomic window of Phototrophicus methaneseepsis:
- a CDS encoding tetratricopeptide repeat protein → MTKQRFFLMTITVIIILAVGTFAVQPGIVRAITELTPTPDGNEPTTTAPQPTATIAPTTAPTTAPEEPTTTAEPSDATETAPSGDENIEALFADATAAFQSGDFDGAIALMNEVLELEPDNAEAMVIRGLARSQIGNMELAIDDFTFALELIPYRWDFYTFRGDAFAQTGDYADANADYLRALEYNPRYVDAYISLATVAELRGLNDEIEVYQTMARGLISQSSGDIAGAIGIFTDVITLDNTSRIAAYAYYNRALAFYSMDDAISAIEDYSEALALYPQMHDSYLGRGIAYGAEGDLEAAGADFLERMQILETEAVNETVEIGDSIDVTMGYGTVYYLTFEGTAGDTVTMTASAQGQTSVDALIALLGPDETPLAGDDDSGGGTLGFDSEIADFELPEDGTYTLVVSHANASFEGPVRVSIR, encoded by the coding sequence ATGACGAAACAACGCTTTTTCCTGATGACAATCACCGTGATCATCATCCTGGCGGTGGGCACTTTTGCCGTACAACCGGGCATTGTACGAGCTATCACAGAGCTTACGCCAACGCCAGATGGTAATGAACCCACCACAACGGCACCCCAGCCGACAGCGACTATCGCCCCAACAACTGCCCCCACGACCGCCCCAGAGGAGCCTACAACGACCGCTGAGCCATCCGACGCCACCGAGACAGCCCCCTCTGGCGATGAAAACATTGAAGCGCTCTTTGCCGATGCCACAGCGGCCTTCCAATCAGGTGACTTTGACGGCGCGATTGCGCTCATGAATGAAGTGCTGGAACTGGAACCGGATAATGCCGAAGCTATGGTGATCCGTGGGCTGGCGCGCTCGCAAATTGGCAACATGGAGCTAGCAATTGATGACTTCACCTTTGCGCTGGAGTTGATTCCCTACCGATGGGATTTTTATACTTTCCGGGGTGATGCCTTCGCCCAGACAGGGGACTATGCTGACGCCAACGCGGACTATCTGCGGGCGCTGGAATATAACCCGCGCTATGTTGATGCTTATATCAGCCTGGCGACCGTCGCGGAGCTGCGGGGCCTGAATGACGAAATCGAAGTGTATCAGACGATGGCGAGGGGACTCATTAGCCAATCAAGCGGCGACATCGCAGGCGCGATAGGCATCTTCACAGATGTGATCACCCTGGATAATACGTCGCGCATAGCGGCCTATGCTTATTACAATCGGGCACTGGCTTTCTACTCCATGGATGATGCGATCTCCGCCATTGAAGATTACAGCGAAGCATTGGCCCTGTACCCCCAGATGCACGACAGCTACTTGGGACGTGGCATTGCTTACGGCGCTGAGGGTGATCTCGAAGCAGCGGGTGCAGACTTCCTGGAACGGATGCAAATCCTGGAAACAGAAGCTGTCAATGAAACTGTCGAAATTGGCGATAGCATCGACGTCACAATGGGTTATGGCACAGTCTATTATCTGACGTTTGAGGGCACAGCCGGCGATACCGTCACGATGACGGCCAGCGCCCAGGGCCAAACCAGCGTCGACGCGCTCATTGCCTTACTTGGTCCTGATGAAACGCCCCTCGCGGGTGATGATGATAGCGGCGGTGGCACACTCGGCTTCGATAGCGAGATTGCTGACTTCGAACTGCCGGAAGATGGCACGTATACCCTCGTTGTCAGCCACGCCAACGCGAGCTTTGAAGGCCCTGTGCGCGTCAGCATCCGCTAG
- a CDS encoding GNAT family N-acetyltransferase: MQPGDLFRGLHIRLTALGPEDIPVITSWYHDSHFVRLYEAKPAFPRSQRHWQRWWENDDKENDIYKFAIRPLDSDRLIGLIDLDGIIWSHGTAWVSIGIGDPANRGHGYGEEAMRLLLNFAFNELNLFRIQLSVFEYNIRAIALYERLGFVREGAYRQFLARDGKRFDMYLYGLLAEEWHARER; this comes from the coding sequence ATGCAGCCAGGAGATTTGTTTCGCGGGTTACATATCCGGTTAACCGCCCTAGGGCCAGAAGACATCCCCGTCATTACGAGCTGGTACCACGACAGCCATTTCGTGCGTTTGTACGAAGCGAAACCGGCTTTTCCTCGCAGTCAGCGACACTGGCAGCGCTGGTGGGAGAATGATGATAAAGAAAACGATATTTATAAATTTGCCATCCGCCCGTTGGATAGTGACCGACTGATCGGGTTGATAGATCTGGATGGCATTATCTGGTCCCACGGCACCGCCTGGGTCAGCATCGGCATTGGTGATCCAGCCAACCGGGGGCATGGCTACGGTGAAGAAGCTATGCGACTGCTGTTGAACTTCGCCTTTAATGAGCTGAATTTATTCCGCATACAACTCAGCGTCTTTGAATACAATATACGCGCAATCGCCCTATATGAGCGCCTGGGCTTCGTCCGGGAAGGCGCTTACCGGCAGTTCCTCGCCCGCGATGGCAAACGCTTTGATATGTATTTATACGGCTTGCTGGCTGAGGAATGGCACGCCAGGGAGCGTTAA
- a CDS encoding peptidylprolyl isomerase → MSYRYHIIWVVLLIAIMAACTSESATANNDPVQQPSVPTSADSSNVDTTNADSTENTDVQPTIDPTNAGPTISADTSEWVASVNGVPITKAEYEAELARRLENSFAADPTAVSQQVLDTLIEQQLIEQAAPVLGVTVTDEDVQAEINSLRQELTDEEWQQALQLNGYTTEEEFAEAQRDALIAQRVRDAVLEPLSGTIPQVHARHIVVQTEQEANNILTRLQNGESFETIAQQESIDVTTKDRGGDLGWFTAEELMDNRLADVAFGLQEGQIAGPIATRIGYHVIQLIERAEREVEVERLPLLMENVFVNWLEGQYRAATIERYQ, encoded by the coding sequence TTGTCTTATCGTTATCATATTATCTGGGTTGTGCTGCTCATTGCGATAATGGCTGCCTGCACAAGCGAAAGCGCAACAGCCAATAATGACCCGGTACAACAACCGTCTGTGCCAACCAGCGCAGATAGCAGCAACGTCGATACCACGAACGCTGATAGCACTGAAAACACGGATGTACAGCCGACCATTGACCCGACAAATGCGGGGCCAACGATCAGCGCTGATACAAGTGAATGGGTCGCAAGTGTGAACGGCGTCCCGATTACGAAGGCGGAATACGAAGCAGAACTGGCTCGCCGCCTGGAAAACAGCTTCGCCGCTGATCCGACGGCTGTATCTCAGCAGGTGCTGGATACGCTGATTGAGCAGCAGTTGATTGAACAAGCCGCCCCCGTATTGGGCGTAACAGTCACAGATGAAGATGTTCAGGCGGAAATTAACAGCCTGCGTCAGGAACTAACCGACGAGGAATGGCAGCAAGCCCTGCAACTCAACGGTTACACCACAGAAGAAGAATTTGCAGAGGCCCAACGCGATGCTCTCATTGCCCAACGCGTGCGCGATGCCGTCCTGGAACCCTTAAGCGGTACGATTCCACAGGTGCATGCACGGCATATTGTGGTACAGACGGAACAGGAAGCCAATAATATCCTGACGCGCCTGCAAAATGGGGAATCGTTCGAGACGATTGCCCAGCAAGAAAGCATCGACGTAACGACGAAAGATCGCGGTGGCGACCTGGGTTGGTTCACTGCTGAAGAATTGATGGATAACCGGCTCGCAGATGTGGCATTTGGCCTGCAAGAAGGCCAGATCGCCGGGCCGATTGCGACTCGTATTGGTTATCATGTCATCCAGCTCATTGAACGGGCTGAACGTGAAGTAGAAGTCGAACGGCTGCCCCTGTTGATGGAGAACGTCTTCGTCAACTGGTTAGAAGGCCAATACAGGGCAGCAACGATAGAACGCTATCAATAG
- a CDS encoding fasciclin domain-containing protein → MKKLQTLIIAIVALLLVSIGGIQAQDQTIVEIAAGNEDFSTLVTAVEAAGLVDVLADPDAEWTVFAPTNAAFDALPDGVLDMLLADTELLTRVLTYHVVEGTVTSDMISPMMAPSMEMTAPGADLEGSELDISVTEDGTVMVNNATVVTADIIASNGVIHVIDTVLVPPEIASMLEEGMMSEDSMEEEGNMYDEAMEESTMDFTLYASLNPAELENDAIVTLTNDLSETVDTFDGFEGISSVESIAFTADGTAYVTVDVAEGQGGLLVVEGMSDAESMMVGMGTRMVGGTEAAGIVSPKGLDIIEELDLVLIANFGATNIKGFSLSAEGDVAPTVFIDDLGGVDGSIWDVYYAEEIDTLFATGTTGALLAYGNFSEDMGANGPTAIIYPSNGDGEAVTINLHGVAYDAASDTVIVTDVGSADDATDGHIYAVPGASMANGNVTVSLHILGPESMLGNPVDIVWDGNGLYVAEKANDAILYFEGILDMTGMMDSTPTYSLEITKPESVAAYHGMMMDDMESTE, encoded by the coding sequence ATGAAGAAGTTACAGACCCTCATCATAGCCATAGTTGCGTTACTATTGGTGAGCATTGGCGGCATCCAGGCACAAGATCAAACAATTGTCGAAATTGCCGCAGGAAACGAAGACTTCAGTACGTTAGTGACAGCGGTCGAAGCCGCTGGCCTGGTTGATGTACTGGCCGACCCGGACGCCGAATGGACTGTGTTCGCGCCGACCAATGCAGCTTTTGACGCACTGCCAGACGGTGTGCTCGATATGCTGCTGGCAGATACTGAACTGCTGACGCGCGTTCTCACCTATCATGTCGTAGAGGGGACTGTAACCTCCGATATGATCAGCCCCATGATGGCGCCTTCAATGGAAATGACGGCCCCTGGTGCTGACCTGGAAGGCAGCGAGCTGGATATTTCCGTTACAGAAGATGGCACTGTGATGGTCAATAATGCGACGGTTGTTACTGCCGACATTATCGCGAGCAACGGCGTCATCCACGTGATTGATACCGTCCTCGTTCCGCCGGAAATCGCGAGCATGTTGGAAGAAGGCATGATGTCCGAAGACAGCATGGAAGAAGAAGGCAACATGTACGATGAAGCCATGGAAGAAAGCACGATGGACTTCACGCTATATGCTTCTCTGAATCCGGCTGAACTCGAAAATGATGCTATCGTCACCCTCACAAATGATCTCAGCGAAACAGTAGATACGTTTGATGGTTTTGAAGGCATTTCAAGCGTCGAAAGCATTGCATTCACGGCAGATGGCACCGCCTATGTGACAGTCGATGTCGCAGAAGGACAAGGTGGCTTGCTGGTTGTTGAAGGCATGAGCGATGCTGAAAGCATGATGGTTGGTATGGGAACGCGTATGGTTGGCGGGACTGAAGCCGCAGGCATCGTGTCGCCCAAGGGCCTGGACATCATCGAAGAACTGGACCTTGTACTGATCGCAAACTTCGGCGCCACGAACATCAAGGGCTTTAGCCTGAGCGCAGAAGGCGATGTCGCACCGACTGTCTTCATTGATGACCTGGGCGGCGTTGATGGCAGCATCTGGGATGTGTACTACGCAGAAGAAATTGACACGCTGTTCGCAACCGGGACCACAGGCGCACTGCTAGCTTATGGCAACTTCTCCGAAGATATGGGCGCGAATGGTCCGACAGCAATCATCTACCCCAGCAATGGCGATGGTGAAGCTGTGACGATCAACCTGCATGGTGTGGCTTATGATGCCGCCAGCGATACGGTTATCGTAACAGACGTAGGTTCCGCAGATGATGCCACAGACGGTCACATCTACGCGGTGCCAGGGGCCAGCATGGCGAATGGCAACGTCACCGTGAGCCTGCACATCCTCGGCCCTGAATCTATGCTGGGCAACCCGGTAGACATCGTCTGGGATGGTAACGGCCTCTACGTTGCTGAAAAAGCCAACGATGCCATTCTCTACTTTGAGGGCATCCTCGATATGACGGGCATGATGGATTCTACACCGACCTACAGCCTGGAAATCACCAAGCCGGAATCCGTCGCAGCTTATCACGGCATGATGATGGACGATATGGAATCAACAGAGTAA
- a CDS encoding TetR/AcrR family transcriptional regulator, with amino-acid sequence MTEAEKRIAILNATLELIAEHGFHGAPIAKIAKKSGVSAGIIYHYFADKDDLIYGLYIHIKKEHARALLSQNLVGLPFPQNLKQMWLNAYAYYVTHPKETLFLEQYENSPYPQSLSEEVIDKYFSGLMQMIKAACSQGRMVDLPLDVIYELTFRVAAGIAKKQISGILALSDEQLDEVAEACCRAVTH; translated from the coding sequence ATGACTGAAGCTGAAAAACGTATTGCGATCTTAAACGCCACCCTGGAACTCATTGCAGAGCATGGCTTCCATGGCGCGCCTATTGCCAAGATCGCTAAGAAATCCGGCGTGAGTGCTGGCATTATTTATCACTATTTTGCCGATAAAGATGATCTCATTTATGGGCTGTATATTCATATTAAGAAGGAACATGCCAGAGCGTTATTAAGCCAGAATCTGGTTGGTCTGCCGTTTCCACAAAATCTTAAGCAGATGTGGCTGAACGCCTATGCATATTATGTGACGCATCCCAAAGAAACGCTCTTCCTGGAGCAGTACGAAAATTCGCCTTACCCGCAGTCACTCTCTGAAGAAGTGATTGATAAGTACTTTTCTGGATTGATGCAGATGATAAAGGCTGCGTGCAGCCAGGGGCGCATGGTGGATCTGCCGTTGGATGTTATCTATGAACTAACCTTCCGTGTGGCGGCAGGTATCGCCAAAAAGCAAATTTCTGGCATCTTAGCGTTATCGGACGAACAGCTTGACGAAGTGGCAGAGGCTTGCTGCCGGGCCGTAACGCATTAA
- a CDS encoding oxidoreductase has protein sequence MVNWNANDIPSQSGKVVIVTGANSGLGYETTLALVRKNAHVIMACRNLEKGQRAVDLIEAKVPGASVELMPLDLASLASIHAFAESFIAKYDHLDQLYNNAGVMAIPRRETADGFEMQFGTNHLGHFALTGLLLPTLLQTPHSRVITTSSGLHRTGKMDFDDLQHEKSYTRYGAYGQSKLANILFMLELERRLMPTAATTISVGGHPGFSNTNLQSNSAEASGSGIEKVMYSLGAIFAQSQAMGALPQLYAGTASDVVGGEYYGPSIMSMRGNPTLETPSDAARNEADAARLWAISEELTGVHYRELDKEPAI, from the coding sequence ATGGTGAACTGGAATGCAAATGATATACCCAGCCAATCCGGTAAGGTGGTAATTGTCACTGGTGCCAACAGCGGCCTGGGTTATGAAACGACGTTGGCGCTCGTCCGTAAAAATGCGCATGTGATAATGGCCTGCCGTAATCTGGAAAAAGGCCAGCGTGCGGTTGACCTGATTGAGGCCAAAGTCCCCGGTGCCTCTGTGGAGTTGATGCCGCTTGATCTGGCAAGTCTTGCTTCGATTCATGCTTTTGCGGAGTCATTCATCGCCAAGTACGACCACCTGGACCAGCTTTATAACAACGCGGGTGTGATGGCGATCCCACGCCGAGAGACAGCCGACGGCTTCGAAATGCAGTTCGGTACCAATCACCTGGGGCACTTTGCATTGACGGGCTTGCTGCTGCCAACGCTGCTACAGACGCCGCACAGCCGTGTCATCACCACGAGCAGCGGGTTGCACCGCACAGGCAAGATGGATTTTGATGATTTGCAGCACGAGAAATCCTATACGCGCTATGGGGCCTACGGTCAGAGCAAATTAGCGAATATCCTCTTTATGCTGGAATTGGAACGTCGCCTGATGCCGACTGCGGCGACTACGATCAGTGTGGGTGGGCATCCTGGTTTCTCCAATACCAACCTGCAATCCAACAGTGCGGAGGCGTCTGGCTCTGGCATTGAAAAGGTTATGTACAGTCTGGGGGCGATTTTTGCGCAGAGCCAGGCCATGGGGGCACTGCCGCAGCTATACGCCGGTACAGCATCCGACGTGGTTGGTGGGGAGTATTATGGCCCGTCTATTATGAGCATGCGTGGCAACCCAACGCTGGAAACGCCCAGTGATGCGGCACGTAACGAAGCAGATGCTGCCCGTCTATGGGCGATCTCGGAAGAACTCACGGGCGTGCACTATCGTGAACTGGATAAAGAGCCTGCCATCTAA
- the tnpA gene encoding IS200/IS605 family transposase translates to MSKSLAHTKWMCKYHIVFTPKYRRKVIYNQYKASIVEILKDLCKWKGVEIIEGNARIDHIHLLVSIPPKYSVSVIMGYLKGKSATMIFDRHANLKYKFGNRHFWARGYYVSTVGLNEATIAKYVREQEKHDQMMDRISTKEHDDPFRG, encoded by the coding sequence ATGAGCAAAAGTCTAGCACACACGAAATGGATGTGTAAGTATCACATCGTGTTCACGCCCAAGTACCGACGGAAAGTAATCTACAACCAGTACAAAGCCAGTATTGTGGAGATATTGAAGGATTTGTGCAAGTGGAAAGGCGTGGAGATCATAGAGGGAAACGCCCGAATCGATCACATCCATCTGTTAGTATCGATCCCACCCAAATATAGCGTGTCGGTTATCATGGGCTATCTGAAAGGCAAGAGTGCCACGATGATCTTTGACCGCCATGCGAATCTAAAATACAAGTTCGGGAATCGGCATTTCTGGGCGCGAGGCTACTACGTAAGCACAGTAGGACTGAATGAAGCGACGATCGCAAAGTACGTGCGTGAGCAAGAGAAACACGATCAAATGATGGATCGGATCAGCACAAAAGAGCATGACGACCCCTTTAGGGGTTAG
- a CDS encoding transglutaminase-like domain-containing protein yields MPDTLSFYREHSPFTDPGEYAYLYDAIPDDVDSMAQAVQGLVYHYFAGQWTFGYQVPPERQPEIDLRYAQRMLARLMELDDAPLRKPREHANKIVGCCRDFATLFCSIARHKGIPCRVRYGFGAYFGDFYGDHVITDYWNGERWVLVDPQMGPEMVQNLHLTFDVMDVPRDQFIIGGDAWQMIRHENADPDQFCVSPDIEQPRGAHYVMSHVLQDLAGLNKAECLCWDSWGLSETIAEDALMTDEATVALIDEVAQLTRENNPDLAALQRLYAEQAFTFNGTVISYSPAEQNPLEVALNL; encoded by the coding sequence ATGCCAGATACGCTGTCTTTTTATAGAGAACACAGCCCTTTTACAGACCCCGGCGAATACGCTTATTTATATGATGCCATCCCGGATGATGTCGATAGCATGGCTCAGGCAGTGCAAGGCCTTGTCTATCATTATTTTGCAGGCCAATGGACGTTTGGCTATCAGGTGCCGCCGGAGCGCCAACCGGAGATTGACCTGCGTTATGCACAGCGCATGCTGGCGCGGCTGATGGAGCTTGATGACGCCCCACTGAGAAAACCACGCGAACATGCCAATAAAATCGTTGGCTGCTGCCGAGACTTCGCGACTTTATTCTGCTCGATTGCGCGCCACAAAGGCATCCCCTGCCGGGTGCGCTATGGCTTCGGCGCTTACTTCGGCGATTTTTATGGCGATCACGTCATCACGGACTATTGGAATGGTGAGCGGTGGGTGTTGGTGGACCCACAGATGGGCCCGGAGATGGTTCAGAACCTGCATTTAACCTTCGATGTGATGGACGTCCCACGAGATCAGTTCATCATTGGCGGCGATGCATGGCAGATGATCCGGCATGAGAATGCAGACCCTGATCAATTCTGTGTATCGCCAGATATAGAACAGCCCAGAGGTGCCCATTATGTCATGTCGCATGTGCTGCAGGATCTGGCCGGGTTGAATAAGGCCGAGTGCCTATGCTGGGATAGCTGGGGCCTCTCGGAAACAATCGCAGAAGATGCGCTGATGACAGATGAAGCAACAGTCGCCCTTATTGATGAAGTGGCACAACTCACCCGTGAGAACAATCCTGACCTGGCAGCGCTGCAGCGCCTCTATGCGGAACAAGCCTTTACATTCAATGGCACTGTCATAAGCTACAGTCCGGCAGAACAAAACCCCCTCGAAGTCGCGTTGAATCTCTGA
- a CDS encoding globin domain-containing protein — protein sequence MQSLPITQEQIQIVRTSFEKVAASRLPTGKLFYDRLFELAPQTKALFVNTEIEAQGDKLVRMIGVAVGALSQPDALIPVLVGLGERHLNYGVTDEMYNPGGEALIWTLRYVLGAEFTKEVQEAWLSVYSLMVQVILDAAHQAQ from the coding sequence ATGCAATCACTCCCCATTACTCAGGAACAGATTCAAATCGTTCGAACTTCGTTCGAAAAGGTTGCTGCGTCTCGTTTACCGACGGGCAAGCTCTTTTATGATCGCCTTTTTGAGCTTGCACCGCAGACAAAGGCCCTCTTCGTAAATACAGAGATTGAAGCTCAAGGCGATAAGCTCGTACGTATGATTGGCGTCGCAGTAGGGGCTTTATCCCAACCGGATGCTCTGATCCCCGTGCTGGTTGGCCTGGGGGAACGTCATCTAAATTATGGCGTGACGGATGAAATGTACAACCCAGGGGGCGAAGCGCTCATCTGGACCCTGCGCTACGTGCTGGGGGCTGAATTTACGAAAGAAGTTCAGGAAGCATGGTTGTCTGTTTATAGCTTGATGGTGCAGGTCATCCTGGATGCAGCCCATCAAGCCCAATAA
- a CDS encoding ferritin-like domain-containing protein → MTQTKQNGLSRRDMLKSSLIGIGATTLSWSSLFGISRVFAQETSGTNDDVQTILNLAATAELFATTHYLAAINATTNGDLDLDDIELNYMKTAFISEQDHYDLLVSLGAEPLVSEFYVPDGLFSDVALFSEITEVAETTFVSAYLAATRIFTELGEAAFAVTTAQIAGVESEHRALVRQIGRRLPNDRSYENFQFSNVSDAVPVLQPFLDGTADGFVGPVAAPTADQIAAIRAEAGELGYTGDIQPYAAMDMAAASSSEDTSTESMAGGVTATSGSQDVNIREMPSTSSNVVSVLTANSSTTIDGQRMGSDGYVWWHVASGGWIRSDTVSETDGANDLPEM, encoded by the coding sequence ATGACACAGACAAAACAGAACGGCCTTTCTCGCCGCGATATGCTCAAAAGCAGCCTCATCGGTATTGGCGCAACCACCCTAAGCTGGAGTTCGCTCTTTGGTATCAGCCGTGTATTCGCTCAGGAGACATCCGGCACCAATGATGACGTCCAGACAATTTTGAACCTGGCCGCCACTGCTGAACTATTCGCAACCACGCATTACCTGGCGGCGATCAACGCCACCACGAACGGTGATCTCGATCTGGATGATATTGAGCTGAATTATATGAAAACAGCCTTTATCTCCGAGCAAGATCACTATGATCTACTGGTTTCATTGGGTGCCGAACCGCTCGTCAGCGAATTCTACGTGCCGGATGGCCTGTTCAGCGATGTGGCGTTATTTTCAGAAATAACAGAAGTCGCGGAGACAACCTTCGTTTCTGCTTATTTAGCAGCAACGCGCATCTTCACAGAATTGGGCGAAGCCGCTTTTGCCGTGACCACAGCCCAGATCGCCGGCGTTGAATCCGAACACCGCGCTCTTGTTCGCCAGATTGGTCGCCGTTTGCCAAACGATCGTTCTTATGAGAACTTCCAATTCTCCAACGTGAGTGACGCCGTACCGGTGCTGCAACCCTTCCTAGATGGCACCGCTGACGGCTTCGTCGGCCCGGTGGCAGCCCCCACAGCCGATCAGATTGCAGCGATCCGCGCAGAAGCTGGTGAACTTGGCTATACGGGCGATATTCAGCCCTATGCAGCCATGGATATGGCCGCTGCCAGCAGTTCCGAAGATACCAGCACGGAAAGCATGGCGGGTGGCGTCACAGCTACCAGCGGTTCACAGGACGTTAACATCCGTGAGATGCCTTCAACCAGCTCCAACGTCGTTAGCGTACTCACAGCCAATTCATCTACAACGATTGATGGGCAGCGGATGGGCAGTGATGGCTATGTCTGGTGGCATGTCGCCAGCGGTGGCTGGATTCGCTCAGATACCGTTAGCGAGACAGATGGGGCCAACGACCTGCCAGAAATGTAA
- a CDS encoding ferritin-like domain-containing protein, which translates to MSQLSRRNFLKGSTIAAGSALVGLNGLFGFSTVFAQDMAGGNDDVQTILNLAATAELFASTHYLAAINGDLGLTDIQTNYLKAAFIAERDHYDLLVSLGAEPVASEFYVPDGLFSDVALFSATTEVAETTFVSAYLAATRIFAEGGQTPFAVTTAQIAGVESEHRALVRQIGMSLPNDRSYEEFQFLNVSDAVPVLQPFLDGSGEGFIGPVAPPTDDEVAAIRAEAGDLGYDSDIMPFAAM; encoded by the coding sequence ATGTCACAGCTATCACGACGCAATTTTCTTAAAGGAAGCACCATTGCTGCCGGGTCTGCCCTTGTTGGTCTCAATGGGCTGTTCGGTTTTAGTACCGTCTTCGCGCAAGATATGGCGGGAGGAAATGATGACGTCCAGACGATCCTGAACCTGGCCGCAACTGCCGAGTTATTCGCCTCGACGCACTACCTGGCTGCTATCAATGGCGACCTGGGCCTGACGGACATTCAAACGAATTATCTTAAAGCGGCCTTTATTGCTGAACGTGATCATTATGATTTGTTGGTTTCCCTGGGTGCGGAGCCCGTCGCAAGCGAGTTCTATGTGCCAGATGGCTTATTTAGCGATGTGGCCTTGTTCTCAGCGACGACAGAAGTCGCGGAAACGACTTTTGTCTCCGCTTATCTGGCAGCAACGCGCATCTTCGCGGAAGGCGGCCAAACGCCATTTGCCGTGACGACAGCCCAGATCGCTGGTGTTGAATCCGAGCATCGCGCCCTCGTCCGCCAGATTGGCATGAGCTTGCCGAATGACCGTTCTTATGAAGAATTCCAGTTCCTGAACGTCAGTGATGCTGTGCCGGTCCTGCAACCCTTCCTGGATGGTAGTGGTGAAGGCTTTATCGGCCCTGTCGCACCGCCGACAGATGACGAAGTGGCCGCAATCCGTGCGGAAGCTGGCGACCTCGGTTACGACAGTGACATCATGCCATTCGCGGCCATGTAA
- a CDS encoding DUF1269 domain-containing protein, with translation MTTGIIVAIFPSRKILLRALDHLTNSESILINRAAIVAKAATGEFVVLDDDMSPSEGSVAGGALGAAMAALGMVQLGALLLPGVGPVIAIGAGALVGGLVGSVTGRFAANLLDFGFKTEQIQALSKRLETGRPALVVELSQPESAIDKLRQALQGYNAEIIEPLHRAITGGDNAEDSGPSTHGGA, from the coding sequence ATGACAACCGGGATCATTGTGGCGATTTTTCCTTCGCGTAAGATTCTCCTGCGCGCACTGGACCATCTCACGAACAGCGAAAGTATCCTTATCAACAGAGCCGCCATCGTCGCAAAAGCGGCAACGGGCGAATTCGTCGTGCTCGATGATGATATGAGCCCTAGTGAAGGCAGTGTCGCGGGTGGGGCGCTGGGTGCTGCGATGGCAGCCCTGGGCATGGTTCAGTTGGGTGCGCTGTTGCTCCCCGGCGTGGGTCCGGTTATTGCTATTGGGGCCGGTGCCTTGGTTGGTGGCCTCGTCGGCAGTGTAACCGGGCGCTTTGCCGCTAATCTGCTGGATTTTGGCTTTAAGACGGAGCAGATTCAAGCGCTTTCTAAACGGCTGGAAACAGGCCGCCCCGCGCTTGTGGTTGAGCTATCTCAGCCAGAATCCGCCATTGATAAGCTGCGTCAGGCACTCCAGGGCTATAATGCGGAGATTATCGAGCCGCTGCACCGAGCCATCACAGGTGGGGATAATGCTGAAGACAGCGGCCCTTCCACCCATGGCGGTGCATGA